The Christiangramia flava JLT2011 genome has a segment encoding these proteins:
- a CDS encoding tetratricopeptide repeat protein — protein sequence MKTNILTAALSFLTLAAVAQKDQVKNAEDAIDDGNYAEAQAQLKVAEQNLGELNDKWTESFYLYKGQAYYQDGKATSAEDLKTAAMAFEKAAEMGNEDAAETLSKLKNDMIQGAIDDQNSQNYASAAEKLLTSYEISKVDTIYLYYAANNYVQAENYDKAVEYLEMLNDLGYDGSTTTYTAVNIETGETETFNSKEQRDLMVKSPNYKDPSVEKEPSKKGEIASLIARIYINQKQYDKAVESIEAAKAANPDDVSLLMSEANMYYQMGDTEKAVGVLENAGEKDPNNPQTFNNIGLMYAELGKHEKAMENYNKALQLDDDYNEARINLIASLLNGERKIIDEMNSLGMSKADTKRYDELNAERQELYKETIPYLEKALEKDPSDQNVIKTAMNIYSNLGMQDKVDEMKAMLEQ from the coding sequence ATGAAGACTAATATTCTTACTGCGGCTTTGTCTTTCCTTACATTGGCAGCTGTCGCTCAAAAAGATCAGGTAAAAAATGCAGAAGATGCGATCGATGATGGCAACTACGCAGAAGCTCAGGCGCAATTGAAAGTAGCAGAGCAAAACCTGGGAGAATTGAACGATAAATGGACCGAGAGTTTTTACCTATATAAAGGTCAGGCTTATTATCAGGATGGAAAAGCTACCAGTGCAGAAGATTTGAAAACTGCGGCTATGGCATTTGAAAAAGCAGCTGAAATGGGAAATGAAGATGCTGCTGAAACTCTTTCCAAGCTTAAAAATGACATGATCCAGGGAGCAATCGATGATCAGAATTCTCAGAATTACGCATCAGCGGCTGAAAAACTGTTGACTAGCTATGAGATCAGTAAAGTGGATACCATTTATTTGTATTATGCTGCTAACAATTACGTTCAGGCAGAAAATTATGATAAAGCTGTAGAGTATCTTGAAATGTTGAACGATCTTGGATATGACGGATCTACAACTACTTATACGGCAGTTAACATTGAAACCGGAGAGACTGAGACTTTCAACTCGAAAGAACAAAGAGATCTTATGGTAAAATCGCCAAATTATAAGGATCCATCAGTTGAAAAAGAACCTTCTAAGAAAGGAGAGATCGCTTCATTGATTGCGAGAATCTACATCAACCAGAAGCAGTATGATAAAGCAGTGGAATCTATCGAAGCTGCCAAAGCTGCAAATCCTGATGATGTAAGCTTACTGATGTCTGAAGCTAATATGTATTACCAAATGGGAGATACAGAGAAAGCCGTAGGCGTATTGGAAAACGCTGGAGAGAAAGATCCTAATAATCCTCAGACTTTCAATAATATCGGGCTCATGTATGCTGAATTAGGCAAGCACGAGAAAGCTATGGAAAACTATAATAAAGCGCTTCAATTAGACGATGATTACAACGAAGCTCGTATCAACCTGATCGCTTCCTTGCTAAACGGTGAGAGAAAGATCATAGACGAGATGAACAGTCTTGGAATGAGCAAAGCTGATACCAAGCGTTATGATGAATTGAACGCTGAGCGTCAGGAACTTTATAAGGAAACCATCCCTTATCTTGAAAAAGCTTTAGAAAAAGATCCTTCAGATCAAAATGTGATCAAAACAGCGATGAACATCTACTCAAATCTTGGAATGCAGGATAAAGTGGATGAAATGAAAGCGATGTTAGAGCAATAG
- a CDS encoding C40 family peptidase — MQYGICHLSIVPIRAANSHESEMTSQVLYGEHFKIIDERVGWSKIRLAFDGFEGWIDKKQYLKIGEDDYSFIDSKAASLSSDLVEYITDEAGLLMTIPLGSSMNFCEQIGHQFEGISINSGKEKTHLIETAMLYLNAPHSWGGRTPFGIDCSGFVQMVYKLNGYKLKRLSAEQAKQGEPLSFIEESEPGDLAFFDDHEGTINHVGLIMKDNYIIHVDGKVRIDRIDHSGIFNSDLRRHTHKLRVIKKVI; from the coding sequence ATGCAATACGGAATTTGCCACTTAAGTATTGTACCAATCCGGGCAGCGAACTCTCACGAAAGTGAAATGACATCGCAGGTCCTGTATGGTGAACATTTTAAAATAATAGATGAGCGAGTCGGATGGAGTAAAATCAGGCTCGCTTTTGATGGTTTTGAGGGTTGGATTGATAAAAAACAATATCTCAAAATTGGTGAAGACGATTATTCTTTTATCGATTCGAAAGCAGCTTCATTATCTTCAGATTTAGTGGAATATATTACTGATGAAGCCGGGCTTTTAATGACCATTCCACTAGGATCTTCCATGAATTTCTGTGAACAGATAGGTCATCAATTCGAAGGGATTTCCATAAACTCCGGAAAAGAAAAAACACACTTGATCGAAACGGCCATGTTGTATTTAAACGCTCCGCATTCCTGGGGCGGTCGTACGCCTTTCGGTATCGATTGCAGCGGTTTTGTTCAAATGGTTTATAAGCTGAATGGTTATAAGTTGAAAAGGCTCTCTGCCGAACAGGCCAAACAAGGGGAACCTTTAAGTTTTATTGAAGAAAGTGAGCCGGGTGACCTGGCATTTTTTGATGATCACGAAGGAACTATCAATCATGTTGGTTTGATCATGAAAGATAATTATATTATTCATGTAGATGGAAAGGTACGAATAGACCGGATTGATCATTCTGGAATCTTTAATTCAGATCTACGCAGGCACACTCATAAGTTGCGTGTTATCAAAAAGGTAATTTAA
- a CDS encoding acetyl-CoA C-acyltransferase, with the protein MNKEVVIVSAARTPIGSFLGSLSTIPATRLGSVAIKGALEKINLKPEMVEEVLMGNVVQAGVGQAPARQAALGAGIPDSVPCTTVNKVCSSGLKAVMQGAQAIMLGDAQIVVAGGMENMSLIPHYVHMRNGKKFGPATMEDGMQKDGLVDAYDHNAMGVCADLCAKEYDFSREDQDQFAIQSYERSAKAWKDGKFDEEVVPVEVPQRKGDPIVVKEDEEFKNIRLEKIPQLRPAFSKDGTVTAANASTINDGAGAVILMSREKADELGLKPLATILSFADAAQEPKWFTTAPAKALPKALAKAGIKQEDVDYFEFNEAFSVVGLANMKILGLSAENTNVNGGAVSLGHPLGCSGVRILITLMSVLEQNDGKIGAAAICNGGGGASSMIIQRNA; encoded by the coding sequence ATGAATAAAGAAGTAGTAATTGTAAGCGCAGCCAGAACGCCCATTGGGAGTTTTCTTGGAAGCCTTTCCACTATTCCGGCAACCAGGTTGGGATCTGTGGCAATCAAGGGCGCTTTAGAGAAGATCAATTTAAAACCAGAAATGGTTGAAGAGGTTTTGATGGGAAATGTGGTTCAGGCCGGTGTGGGCCAGGCTCCTGCCAGACAGGCGGCTCTTGGTGCTGGAATTCCTGACAGCGTTCCATGTACGACCGTAAATAAAGTATGCTCCAGCGGATTAAAAGCTGTAATGCAGGGAGCCCAGGCTATTATGTTAGGTGACGCTCAGATCGTTGTCGCCGGCGGTATGGAAAATATGAGTCTGATCCCGCATTATGTTCATATGCGAAATGGTAAAAAGTTTGGTCCCGCAACCATGGAGGATGGTATGCAGAAGGATGGACTGGTAGATGCCTACGACCACAATGCCATGGGTGTATGTGCAGACCTTTGTGCTAAAGAATATGACTTTTCCAGAGAAGATCAGGATCAGTTTGCAATACAGTCTTACGAGCGCTCGGCTAAAGCCTGGAAAGATGGGAAGTTTGATGAGGAAGTTGTTCCTGTGGAAGTTCCTCAGCGGAAAGGTGATCCTATCGTTGTAAAAGAAGATGAAGAATTCAAAAATATCAGGCTGGAAAAAATACCACAATTGCGACCTGCATTTTCAAAAGATGGAACTGTTACAGCGGCAAATGCATCGACTATTAACGATGGTGCCGGTGCAGTAATCCTGATGAGCCGTGAGAAGGCAGATGAATTAGGACTGAAGCCTTTAGCTACGATTCTGAGTTTTGCTGATGCGGCCCAGGAACCAAAATGGTTTACTACAGCTCCGGCGAAGGCCTTACCGAAAGCTTTGGCTAAGGCAGGGATCAAACAGGAGGATGTAGATTATTTTGAATTCAACGAAGCATTCTCTGTTGTAGGTCTTGCAAATATGAAGATTCTCGGACTTTCTGCCGAAAATACGAATGTGAATGGTGGAGCCGTTTCTTTAGGACACCCTCTTGGTTGCAGTGGTGTTCGTATCCTGATCACGCTAATGAGCGTCCTGGAACAAAATGATGGAAAAATTGGTGCAGCGGCCATCTGTAATGGTGGCGGTGGAGCTTCTTCCATGATTATTCAAAGAAATGCGTAA
- a CDS encoding HD family phosphohydrolase: MSDFINKLYKNQALFYKIFLFVLTSILIVYLLPKGGKFKYDIPKGKPWQYENLYAPFDFAILKTDEEVAAEKQAIRDSHIPYYDYDQKIPDRVKEEALQEVHTVFPDSTLSIYENIIDNFVNKTLTEIYQFGLLKESDRLDPDQLIYLLKGNEATEVAYRKIFKQGAIRSFLSDEIEKAGFQSFKTELLEVFFNSIEPNVTFNNEFTQKELESKLNNISYTRGIIEQGSRIIAKGEVVEGNKYNILQSLKAEYESQVWSQSNYNWIIFGYSILVCLALLMLLLFMKKYRFSIFENNVKVTFIFFNIIFMVMLTKLVVNFKIDYVYVVPLCILPLTLKAFFDARLGLFTHVITVLLLGFIVPNSYEYMFLQIIAGIVTILTVSELYKRANLFISVGQITLVYIISYFAFIVIQEGEIETLKAEVFLTFLLGGLATLFVQPLIYVYEKIFGLVSDMSLLELSDTNSRLLKELAEKAPGTFHHSLNVANLAEAAANEIHANSMLARVGALYHDIGKMHNPTYFTENQTTSVNSHDELSPRESAQIIIEHVIKGIEIAKRNNLPDRVIDFIRTHHGTSTVYYFYKKEKEINENASAEDFRYPGPIPFSKETAILMMCDSVEAASKSLKEPTSVLIDNFVEKIIDKQMDEGQFLNSNITFKEIQMVKKILKRKLKNIYHLRIEYPE, from the coding sequence ATGAGCGATTTTATAAATAAACTGTACAAAAATCAGGCTTTATTTTATAAAATTTTCCTGTTTGTACTCACTTCCATCCTCATCGTCTATTTGTTGCCGAAAGGTGGAAAATTCAAGTACGATATCCCGAAGGGAAAACCCTGGCAATACGAAAATCTTTACGCACCTTTTGATTTTGCCATTCTGAAGACCGATGAAGAGGTCGCTGCAGAAAAACAGGCTATCCGCGATTCTCATATTCCTTATTACGACTATGACCAAAAGATTCCAGATCGTGTAAAAGAAGAAGCGCTTCAGGAAGTGCATACCGTTTTCCCAGATTCCACCCTTAGTATCTATGAAAATATCATCGACAATTTTGTTAATAAGACGCTTACCGAAATTTACCAGTTTGGTCTTTTAAAGGAAAGTGACCGCCTCGATCCAGACCAGCTTATTTACCTTCTGAAAGGCAACGAAGCCACTGAAGTAGCTTACCGTAAGATTTTCAAACAGGGTGCCATTCGGTCATTTTTAAGCGATGAGATCGAAAAAGCCGGGTTTCAATCTTTTAAAACAGAACTTCTCGAAGTTTTTTTTAACTCGATTGAGCCAAATGTGACATTCAATAATGAGTTTACCCAGAAAGAGCTGGAAAGTAAACTGAACAACATTTCCTATACCAGAGGAATTATCGAACAAGGCAGCAGGATCATCGCCAAAGGAGAAGTGGTAGAAGGCAATAAATATAACATCCTGCAATCCTTAAAAGCCGAATATGAGTCGCAGGTCTGGAGCCAGAGCAATTATAACTGGATCATTTTTGGGTACAGCATACTCGTTTGCCTGGCATTGCTCATGCTACTGCTGTTCATGAAAAAATATCGTTTCAGCATTTTTGAAAATAACGTAAAGGTCACCTTCATATTTTTCAACATCATTTTTATGGTGATGCTCACCAAACTGGTGGTAAATTTTAAGATTGATTACGTTTACGTGGTACCTTTGTGTATCCTTCCGCTAACCTTAAAAGCCTTTTTTGACGCCAGGTTAGGACTATTTACACACGTTATCACGGTGCTGTTGCTTGGTTTTATCGTACCGAACAGTTATGAGTACATGTTCCTGCAGATCATTGCCGGGATTGTGACCATTCTCACCGTGAGCGAACTTTATAAAAGGGCAAACCTGTTCATTTCAGTGGGACAGATCACATTAGTCTATATCATTTCCTATTTTGCTTTTATAGTAATCCAGGAAGGGGAAATCGAGACACTCAAAGCCGAAGTTTTCCTAACATTTTTGCTGGGTGGACTGGCAACATTATTTGTGCAGCCGCTGATCTACGTTTATGAGAAAATCTTTGGTCTGGTTAGTGACATGTCTCTTTTAGAGCTTTCAGATACTAATTCCAGGCTTTTGAAGGAGCTTGCCGAGAAAGCGCCCGGGACTTTCCACCATAGTCTAAATGTCGCAAACCTCGCCGAAGCCGCTGCCAACGAAATCCATGCGAATTCGATGCTCGCAAGGGTAGGAGCCCTCTATCACGATATTGGTAAAATGCACAATCCTACCTATTTCACTGAAAATCAAACCACTTCAGTCAATTCTCACGATGAATTATCTCCTCGTGAAAGTGCGCAGATCATTATAGAACACGTGATCAAAGGTATTGAAATTGCCAAACGCAACAACCTGCCAGATCGCGTGATAGATTTTATCAGGACGCACCACGGTACCAGTACGGTTTATTATTTTTATAAGAAAGAAAAGGAAATCAATGAGAACGCTTCAGCAGAAGATTTTCGATATCCGGGACCAATTCCTTTTAGCAAGGAAACCGCAATCCTGATGATGTGTGACAGTGTGGAAGCGGCGAGTAAGAGTTTGAAGGAACCAACCTCGGTGCTTATCGACAATTTTGTAGAAAAGATCATCGATAAGCAAATGGATGAAGGTCAGTTTTTAAATTCCAATATTACCTTTAAGGAAATTCAGATGGTAAAAAAAATTCTCAAGCGAAAGCTCAAGAATATTTATCATTTGCGAATTGAATATCCGGAGTAA
- a CDS encoding transcription elongation factor — protein MITNKEELFIKCLDAVNKQISKYQNEMDEIKESMENNDAHTDYDEDDTKGQLLNDFEKYAEYLDNSRKMKEKLSRIDHTHYSETIDFGSIVETSENYYFISVALGKIVLEEGATVYAISTEAPIFQEMKGKKEGDSFSFNGKTQEIKGVH, from the coding sequence ATGATAACCAACAAAGAAGAACTTTTCATTAAATGCCTTGATGCCGTGAATAAGCAGATCTCCAAATATCAAAATGAAATGGATGAGATCAAGGAATCTATGGAAAACAATGACGCTCATACCGATTATGATGAAGACGATACCAAGGGACAATTGCTAAACGATTTTGAAAAATATGCGGAATACCTGGACAATTCCCGAAAAATGAAGGAAAAACTAAGCAGGATCGATCATACACATTACAGCGAAACCATCGATTTTGGAAGTATTGTAGAGACTAGTGAAAATTATTATTTCATATCAGTTGCACTGGGAAAGATCGTTTTGGAAGAAGGTGCCACTGTTTACGCCATTTCTACCGAAGCCCCGATCTTTCAGGAGATGAAAGGCAAAAAAGAAGGAGATAGTTTCAGTTTTAATGGGAAAACTCAGGAAATTAAGGGTGTTCACTAA
- a CDS encoding helix-turn-helix domain-containing protein — MKAVISADLINSTEYPEQLLNAVLDGLKAEFQLITESKEAQFSLFRGDSFQGVVENPSEALKIVLLLKSAINRIHLQDTRKRKAFPVQADIRTAIGIGSVDFQRETISESNGQAFQFSGRTLDDMKNGPHKLLLACPDDEVNGEFQASFLLFDQLADRWSTASAEVVYFSLKGLKEKEIAEKLGISQSAVNQRKKASGWEAIEVLLNRFESVISEKFSDGK, encoded by the coding sequence ATGAAAGCAGTTATTTCAGCAGATTTGATCAATTCTACGGAATATCCGGAGCAGCTTTTGAACGCTGTTTTAGACGGATTAAAGGCCGAATTTCAGTTAATTACGGAAAGTAAAGAAGCTCAATTCAGCCTCTTTCGGGGAGATAGTTTCCAGGGCGTGGTAGAAAATCCTTCCGAAGCATTAAAAATAGTTTTACTGCTGAAATCAGCCATTAACCGGATTCATTTGCAAGATACCCGCAAGCGGAAGGCTTTCCCGGTTCAGGCTGATATCCGAACGGCTATCGGGATTGGAAGCGTGGATTTTCAGCGGGAAACGATTTCGGAATCCAATGGTCAGGCTTTTCAATTTTCCGGAAGAACCCTGGATGATATGAAAAATGGCCCTCATAAGCTGTTGCTCGCCTGCCCGGACGACGAGGTAAACGGGGAGTTCCAGGCTTCTTTTTTGTTGTTTGACCAGCTTGCCGATCGCTGGAGTACAGCATCCGCGGAAGTGGTCTATTTTTCACTCAAAGGTCTCAAGGAAAAGGAAATTGCCGAAAAACTTGGGATCAGCCAGTCGGCAGTGAACCAGCGAAAAAAAGCTTCCGGCTGGGAGGCCATCGAAGTTTTGCTGAACCGTTTTGAAAGTGTAATTTCAGAAAAATTTTCAGATGGAAAATAG
- a CDS encoding DUF3307 domain-containing protein: MENSLLILLQLLMAHIVTDFVFQPTSWVIDKREKKAASKYLYFHCALAGVLSWLFLLDLSLWYIGLFIAITHFAIDLWKLNYNRDDLKIFLLDQFFHLMTILAAWLFLTNNFIGVHEAIYDFLSSAKWLAIIMAYLIIIFPAGFLIGKATERWQSEVEHDLRKNSLQSAGRYIGIFERILVLTFILTSNLSAIGFLIAAKSILRFSDQSETAARKQTEYVLIGTLMSFSITILIGLLVRHIAF; this comes from the coding sequence ATGGAAAATAGCCTTTTGATCCTGCTTCAATTATTGATGGCACATATTGTGACCGATTTTGTTTTTCAGCCTACTTCCTGGGTCATCGATAAACGGGAGAAAAAAGCAGCTTCCAAATACCTCTATTTTCACTGTGCGTTGGCCGGTGTACTTTCCTGGTTGTTTTTGTTAGATCTTTCGCTTTGGTACATCGGACTTTTTATAGCGATCACGCATTTTGCTATCGATCTCTGGAAACTGAATTACAACCGGGACGACCTGAAAATTTTTCTGTTAGACCAGTTTTTTCATTTAATGACTATTCTCGCAGCCTGGCTGTTTCTTACCAATAATTTTATAGGAGTTCACGAGGCGATCTATGATTTTTTAAGTTCAGCAAAGTGGCTGGCAATCATTATGGCGTATCTTATAATTATATTCCCGGCGGGTTTTCTTATTGGAAAGGCTACAGAAAGATGGCAAAGTGAAGTAGAACATGACCTTCGAAAGAACAGCCTGCAATCTGCCGGTCGCTACATTGGTATTTTTGAAAGGATCCTGGTGCTTACCTTCATATTAACATCCAATCTTTCGGCAATCGGGTTTCTGATCGCGGCAAAATCGATTCTGCGTTTCAGTGATCAGTCTGAAACTGCTGCAAGAAAGCAAACTGAATATGTGCTCATCGGTACCCTGATGAGTTTTTCCATTACCATCCTGATCGGTCTCTTAGTACGCCATATCGCGTTCTAA
- a CDS encoding glyoxalase, producing the protein MNLRDLHLLELRPEIPSARVTENMTADERFQNETLRPVAKLQDELLVATFRNYVTKHKNAFYELNLEKRLKYIENAIQKDIKFRNSLKGMIIGQFTIPEYELYIQNSSALNKRMMNIVKEQLQANIQLLERDMAY; encoded by the coding sequence ATGAATCTAAGAGATTTACACCTATTGGAGCTCAGACCTGAGATTCCATCAGCAAGAGTAACAGAAAACATGACAGCCGACGAGCGATTCCAGAATGAAACGCTGCGTCCCGTTGCGAAACTTCAGGATGAATTGCTGGTTGCGACTTTCAGGAACTATGTTACCAAACACAAGAATGCGTTCTACGAACTGAATCTGGAAAAAAGGCTGAAGTATATCGAAAATGCTATTCAGAAGGACATCAAATTCCGAAACAGCCTGAAAGGAATGATCATTGGCCAGTTCACTATTCCTGAATACGAACTGTACATCCAGAATTCTTCGGCTTTGAACAAGCGGATGATGAACATTGTAAAAGAGCAGCTTCAGGCGAATATCCAGCTGTTAGAACGCGATATGGCGTACTAA
- a CDS encoding NAD-dependent succinate-semialdehyde dehydrogenase, translating to MIESINPYNLEVVEKFKELTKKQIDDALDCADKRFQSWKKVSFEEKAKLMRKASQELKENKQEYAKDISLEMGKPIKQAIAEIEKCAWVCEYYAENAEKHLAPKTIKTDAHKSYVSYEPIGVVLAVMPWNYPFWQVFRFAAPALMAGNIGVLKHASSVMKSANNIQKVFERAGFPDGCFQNLVLGSSKIEDIIRDSRIKAVTLTGSKPAGGAVASVAGEEIKKSVLELGGSNALVVFKDANIDETVKTCVQARFQNTGQSCIAGKRLLLHESLAEEFTEKFVKQVRELKSGDPLDEDTFIGTLARVNLAEDLEKQINESVEMGAEVLLGGKRSDAYLEPTVLGNVTPEMPVFLEETFGPAIGITTFKEDREAIDLVNMSRFGLGVSIFTEDLDFAESIVPEFEDGAVFVNELVKSDPRLPFGGTKISGYGRELSEDGIKEFVNKKTVYFNKY from the coding sequence ATGATAGAATCAATCAATCCCTATAACCTGGAGGTTGTCGAAAAATTTAAGGAACTTACTAAGAAACAAATCGACGACGCTCTGGATTGTGCGGACAAGCGTTTTCAAAGCTGGAAAAAAGTGTCTTTTGAAGAGAAAGCAAAATTAATGAGGAAGGCTTCCCAGGAGCTGAAAGAAAATAAACAGGAATACGCAAAAGATATCAGTCTGGAAATGGGTAAGCCTATCAAACAGGCGATTGCAGAAATTGAAAAATGTGCCTGGGTTTGTGAGTATTATGCCGAAAATGCTGAAAAACACCTCGCTCCCAAAACTATCAAAACCGATGCGCATAAGAGCTACGTAAGCTATGAGCCAATTGGTGTCGTGCTGGCGGTAATGCCCTGGAATTACCCTTTCTGGCAGGTCTTCAGGTTTGCCGCTCCCGCATTAATGGCTGGAAATATCGGAGTTTTAAAACATGCCAGCAGCGTGATGAAATCTGCCAACAATATTCAAAAGGTTTTTGAACGGGCTGGCTTCCCGGATGGATGTTTTCAGAATTTGGTACTCGGAAGTTCTAAAATTGAAGATATCATACGCGATTCCCGTATCAAGGCGGTAACGCTTACCGGCAGTAAACCGGCCGGGGGCGCGGTGGCCTCGGTAGCCGGGGAAGAGATCAAAAAATCGGTACTGGAACTCGGCGGCAGCAATGCGCTGGTTGTATTTAAAGATGCGAATATCGATGAAACCGTTAAAACCTGTGTACAGGCGCGGTTTCAGAATACCGGGCAGAGTTGTATTGCCGGGAAACGCCTGCTTCTTCATGAGTCCCTGGCGGAAGAATTTACAGAAAAGTTCGTGAAACAGGTTCGGGAATTGAAAAGCGGGGACCCGTTAGACGAAGACACCTTTATAGGGACTTTGGCCAGGGTTAACCTTGCAGAAGATCTCGAGAAACAGATCAACGAATCGGTAGAGATGGGAGCAGAGGTCTTATTAGGCGGAAAACGTTCCGATGCCTATCTGGAACCCACTGTACTTGGCAATGTCACTCCTGAAATGCCAGTATTTCTCGAAGAAACCTTTGGGCCGGCCATCGGCATCACAACCTTTAAAGAAGACCGTGAAGCTATTGATCTCGTGAATATGAGTAGATTTGGATTGGGAGTTTCTATCTTTACGGAAGACCTTGATTTTGCTGAAAGCATTGTTCCGGAATTTGAAGACGGAGCCGTTTTCGTAAACGAACTGGTAAAAAGCGATCCCAGGCTACCCTTCGGTGGTACCAAGATCAGCGGTTATGGCCGTGAACTTTCGGAAGATGGTATCAAGGAATTCGTAAATAAAAAGACCGTTTATTTCAACAAATACTGA
- a CDS encoding DUF72 domain-containing protein has translation MKFGKVSDPGSVDFNLPKTHPQTKEVLGNFEKSHFSDVRIGCAKWNRTDLKNFYPRGTKDELAYYSSQFNSIELNASFYRMFPEEQFAKWEEKAEGDFKFFPKVPRIISHIKRLNDADVLTDDFIKNILPLKEKMGMVFLQLRDDFGPKNMDRVKHFFEHWPEEVPLSAEFRHSDWYQDDKAAQELNELMIANNITHIITDSAGRRDLLHMRLTTESAFIRYNGANHPTDYTRLDDWLDRLQEWYEMGLKNVYFFIHQNVEESSPLLSAYFIEKFNKRFGTDIQIPKTLNK, from the coding sequence ATGAAATTCGGAAAAGTAAGTGATCCGGGCAGCGTGGATTTCAACCTGCCAAAAACGCATCCTCAAACCAAAGAGGTTCTTGGAAATTTTGAAAAGAGTCATTTTAGCGACGTTCGTATTGGCTGCGCAAAGTGGAACCGCACCGATCTAAAGAATTTTTATCCACGCGGGACCAAAGACGAGCTGGCTTATTACAGCAGCCAGTTTAACAGTATTGAGCTAAATGCCTCTTTTTATCGCATGTTTCCTGAAGAGCAATTTGCGAAATGGGAAGAAAAAGCGGAAGGTGATTTTAAATTTTTTCCGAAGGTTCCACGAATCATTAGTCATATTAAAAGGCTGAATGATGCTGATGTGCTAACCGATGATTTCATCAAGAATATTCTTCCGCTGAAGGAGAAAATGGGAATGGTCTTTCTCCAGTTACGAGACGATTTTGGACCAAAGAACATGGATCGAGTAAAACACTTTTTTGAGCATTGGCCTGAAGAAGTTCCACTTTCCGCAGAATTTCGCCATTCCGACTGGTACCAGGATGACAAGGCCGCTCAGGAACTGAATGAATTAATGATCGCCAACAATATTACGCATATAATAACCGATTCTGCCGGTAGAAGAGACCTGTTACATATGCGGCTCACGACGGAAAGCGCTTTCATAAGGTATAACGGCGCCAATCACCCTACCGATTATACCCGACTCGATGATTGGCTGGATCGCCTGCAAGAGTGGTATGAAATGGGGCTTAAAAACGTCTATTTTTTCATTCATCAGAATGTGGAAGAATCTTCGCCCTTACTTTCTGCTTATTTTATTGAAAAGTTCAATAAACGCTTTGGTACCGATATTCAAATTCCAAAAACGCTGAACAAATGA
- a CDS encoding NUDIX domain-containing protein has translation MKEQKIALTVDCVIFCKVENQFKVLLVQRKNDPFKDQWALPGGFVDEGEDLEAAARRELKEETGIEVPHIEQVQAFGKPNRDPRGHTVSIAFLSRIYCEEELQPADDAKDARWFEIEKVIDMNLAFDHDEIINVAQQFL, from the coding sequence ATGAAAGAACAAAAAATAGCCTTAACGGTCGATTGTGTGATATTCTGTAAAGTAGAAAATCAGTTCAAAGTATTGCTGGTGCAGCGAAAGAACGATCCTTTCAAAGATCAGTGGGCTTTGCCGGGCGGTTTTGTAGATGAAGGGGAAGACCTGGAAGCTGCAGCCCGCCGGGAATTGAAAGAAGAAACCGGGATCGAAGTGCCTCATATTGAACAGGTGCAGGCTTTCGGTAAGCCAAATCGTGACCCAAGAGGGCATACGGTGTCGATCGCTTTTCTAAGCAGGATCTACTGCGAGGAAGAGCTGCAACCAGCAGATGACGCCAAAGACGCTCGCTGGTTTGAGATTGAAAAAGTGATCGATATGAATCTGGCTTTTGATCATGATGAGATCATCAACGTAGCCCAACAATTCCTGTAA
- a CDS encoding acyl-CoA thioesterase: MRFHTRKWIKPQDLNPNRTLFGGRLLEWIDEECALYSIVQLENSKCVTKYMSEIDFKSSAHEGDIVEIGIEVVKFGTASLTLKCEVRNKMTRESIITIDKIVMVSLDAHGKPKPHGKTEVEFVKDRLK; the protein is encoded by the coding sequence ATGAGATTTCACACCCGAAAATGGATCAAACCACAGGATCTTAATCCCAACAGAACACTTTTTGGAGGTCGCCTTTTAGAATGGATTGATGAAGAATGTGCTCTTTACAGTATCGTTCAGCTGGAAAACTCCAAATGCGTCACCAAATATATGAGTGAGATCGATTTCAAAAGTTCCGCTCATGAAGGCGATATTGTGGAAATTGGTATCGAAGTAGTCAAATTTGGAACAGCTTCCTTAACGCTGAAATGTGAAGTGAGAAATAAAATGACGCGGGAAAGTATAATTACCATCGATAAGATCGTAATGGTGAGCCTCGATGCACATGGCAAACCCAAGCCTCACGGCAAAACCGAAGTGGAATTTGTTAAAGATCGCCTGAAGTAA